The DNA window CGATGGGCATAGAGAACGCCCTCCTCTATCAAAACTTAAGACAGAAGATAAAGGAACTTTCTCAACTCAAGGAGTACCATGAGAATATCGTGGAAAGCGTGAACGCTGGCGTTCTGGTCATCGACCCCGAAGGAGAGATAGTGAGTTGGAACCGGAAGCTGAGCGAGATATATGGGCTTAGCCGTAAGGAGGTAATGGGAAAGAAGATAACCGAGATATTCCCTAAGGAGTTCCTCTCTCAAATATCTGGTTTTCTCGGCAAGAACGGATGGCGCTCTCGAGAGATAACCAACCTCTATAAACTCCGCCTCCCTACCCCAAAGGGAGAGGAGCGAACGGTGAGTGTTTCGGTAGCGCCACTTCTGAGCAAGGAACGAGATATATACGGAAAAGTTTTGATCATTGACGATATCACTGAGAGAGTGACACTGGAAGAACAACTGGCTCAATCGGAAAGACTCGCCTCTCTCGGCTTCCTGGCAGCAAGCGTTGCCCATGAGGTCAACACCCCTCTCACCGGTATTGCCAGCTATACCCAGATGTTGCTCCGTAAACTCCCACCGGATGACCCCAACACCGAGCTACTAAAGAAGATGGAAAAACAGGCATTTCGCGCCTCACAGATAGTGAACAATCTCCTCAATTTCACTCGGAGGAAGGAGCCATCGTTCCGCCCCGTGGATGTAAACCGGGTAATAACCGATACCCTATCCCTGCTTGACCATCAATTAAGAAACGCGAACATAAAGCTAAAGTTGGCTCTCAAAGAGGACATCCCTCCAACCTATGGTGACGAGGGGAAACTGCAACAGCTTTTCTTAAACCTCCTAATAAATGCCAAGGAGGCAATGCCCCGGGGAGGAGAATTGGGGATAAGTACCAACAATGTCAACTCTTCGATCATAGTCAACATCAGAGACACTGGTATGGGGATACCTGAGGAGAACCTGAATCGGATATACAAACCCTTCTTCACTACCAAGGAGAAGAAGGGAACGGGGCTTGGGCTCACCGTTTGCTATGGCATTGTTCAGGAACATCTTGGTTCGATCTCAGTGAAAAGCGCGCCTGGAAAGGGAACCAACTTCAGTATAAAATTGCCGATTTACCGGAGGAGAAATGAACAGGAAGGAGAAAATATTAATCGTAGATGACGAGCCGGATATGCAGGAAGTATTGGAGACCCTCCTCAAGTCGGAGGGTTATTTAATAGACACCGCCTCCTCCGGCAAGGAGGCGCTTTCCAAGCTATCTGAGGAGATCTACGACCTGGTCATCCTGGATGTGATGATGCCGGAGATGGACGGGATCGAGACCCTAACCAAGATAAAAGAGGAGGACCCAGAACAGGTAGTAATAATGATCACCGCCTACGCCTCGGTAGAGAACGCCATCGCTGCGATGAGGAAGGGGGCGTTCGATTATATAACGAGGCCCTTCCGCAACGAGGAGATCATCCTCACGATAAAGCGGGCGCTCGAACAGAAGAGACTTACCGAGGAAAATCGTGCCCTCCGCCGACTGCTTCGAGAAAAATATAGCTTCCATAATATCATCGGTAAGAACAAAAAGATGCTCAAGGTATTTCGCCTAATCGAGCAGGCAGCGCCATCGAAAAGCACTATCCTCATCCAAGGAGAAAGCGGTACGGGAAAGGAGTTGGTCGCGGTTGCCATCCATCAGCTCAGCCCCCGGGCGAACAAGCGGTTTGTGGTGGTCAATTCGGGGAATGTTCCCCCAGACCTCCTCGAGAGCAACCTTTTTGGCCATGTTAAAGGAGCATTCACCGGCGCAGTAACCGCCAAGAAAGGACTGTTTGAGGTGGCTAATGGGGGAAGCATCTTCTTCGACGAGATAGGGACGATAAGCCTTGAGACACAGGCGAAATTACTCCGGGTGATCCAGGAGAAGGAGTTTATGCGTCTCGGCGGGGTGGAGACGATAAAGGTTGATGTCAGGATCATTGCTGCTACCAATGTGGACCTGAAGAAGGCAGTGGAAAAGGGCGAATTCAGAGAGGACCTCTACTACCGAATAAATGTTATCACCATAGAGCTACCTCCACTCAGGGAAAGGAAGGACGATATACCGCTTCTCGTGCGTCACTTCATCGATAAATACTCCAAGGAGAACAATAAAGAACCTTGCGAGATAACCGAGCGAGCGCTTGAATGCCTAATCAACTACAATTGGCCAGGGAATGTGCGGGAGTTGGAGAATGTAATCGAACGGGCGGTAGTGCTCAACACAAAGGAGAGAATAGATATCAACCTCCTTCCGCACTACATCGTACACCCCAAGATCGAGGTGCCCATCCCCATAGATATACCACCGGAAGGGATATCCTTCAGGGAGGTGGTGGACGAGTTCAAGAAGACCCTCATAGTGAAATCCCTCCAGATGGCGGGAGGGGTGCAGAAGAAAGCAGCCGATCTCCTAAAACTCAAGCCAACCACCCTGAGCGAGATGATAAAACGCTATGGGATAACGAACGAGGAAAGCTGAGATTATTATCAGAGGATAGGAACAACCATCCCATCTTCAGCCAATATCACCTCACGGGAGAATTCCCTCTTAACCTCTCTTAGAATGGGGGAGCGATCGACAACGGGATAAAAGTGGGTAAGAAGCAGTACCTTAGCAGAAGCCTCACGGGCTATTCTACCGGCAAGGGTTGGGGTTAGATGACCTGGTTCCTTCTTTCCTTCAGGGAAGGAGCATTCAAGGACAAGGAGATCGGCTTCTTTAGCTAAACTTACTATCTCCTCACAATAATCGGTATCCCCGGAGTAGACCAGGCTTTTTCCCCTTTTATCGGTAAACCGGTAGGCAAGGCTTGAATCGGAATGGAGAACCGGACTTATCTTAAGACTGAAGTTATCAAAGGAGAGCTCTCCCCGCTCTGCCTCGATCAGCCTAATACCTACCCCTTTGGGGACGATCAATTCCTTATATATCTCTCTCAGCCCCTGCCACAACTCGGGAAGCCCAGGAGGACCGATAACAGTAAGGGTAGGAATGGAGAAAACACCGGTCCTGAGAGCGAAGAGAAGGGGCACCAGGTCAGCGATGTGGTCGGGATGGAAATGAGAATAGATGAGAAACCGCAGGGAGGCAAGAGGAAGGCCGAGTCTCCCTAACATCCGGAGGCTTCCCGAGCCAGTGTCGATCAATATCAACTCCTCTTCCACTATCAGGGCAAGCCCGGGAGAGCCCCTTCTCGGAGAAGGAAGAGCACATCCGGAGCCAAGGATATAAAGCTTCATCTCAACCTCATTGACAACCCACCCAATTTCATATTATCATCCTTTCCAACTGAGGAAAAGGGGGAATCGATGGCAAAGTGGCGACTTATATTGGCAAAGAAGGGCGGCTTCTGTATGGGGGTGAAGCGAGCGGTGGATATCGTTCTCGCAGAGGCAGAGAGAGCAGATGGGGTAATCTATACCGATGGACCCCTCATCCACAATCCCCAGGCGGTAGAGGTACTCAAAGCAAAGAGGGTATATCCCCTCTCAGACCTTGCCCAGGCAAAGGGGAAAAGGGTGATCATTAGAACCCATGGCATCAGCCCAAGGAGAAGAAAGAAGCTGGAAGAGCTCGGGGCAAACATCTGCGACGCCACCTGCCCTCGCGTCTCTCGGATACATAAGATAATAAGGGAGCATGCCGAGAAGGGATGCACCGTAGTAATCATTGGGGATAAGGGACACCCCGAGGTAGCTGGGCTCCTCGGCTCTGCCAGAGGGAGGGGAGTAGTGGTGGAAGAGGAAGCCGATTTCGCCTCCCTTCCCAATAAGGGGGAAACGAAACTCTGTATCGTCGCCCAAAGTACCCAGAGTAGGGAACGCTTCCACCACTTGGTTAAAAAAATAAAGGAGCGGTATCCAGACGCCGAGATATTCGACACCCTCTGCAACTCCACTGCCGAGAGACAGGAAGAGGTCCGTAAAATTGCGGGTGAGGCTGATGTGGTAATTGTGGTTGGGGGGAGGAACTCCGCTAATACCAAACGACTGTTCGAGATAGTAAAGGAGGAAGGAAAGCCCGCTTACCTCGTGGAGACGGAAGAGGAGATAACTGAGGCTATGGTTACTCCTTTTTCCGCGATAGGTATTGCTGCTGGAGCCTCTACCCCCAAATGGATGATCGAACGGGTGGTGAACCGAGTGCGGGAGATAAAGCTGAGGCAACTTTCTCCTCTCCTTGCTGCCTTTCTCTTCTTCCTTCGCTTCCTCACCAAGGGGAACCTTTACACCGCCATCGGAGTCTTCTTCCTCACCTATGGAAGCGCCCGCCTCTTAGGGATCGAACCATCATTCACCTCTACAGCTATCGCTTCCCTCTACATTCTCTCGATCCATCTTCTCAACTACTATACCGATCCTGAGGGGTTAAGGCTTCTGGGACAGATATCGGAGGCGAGCTATTACATCCGTTATCGCAC is part of the Acidobacteriota bacterium genome and encodes:
- a CDS encoding sigma-54-dependent Fis family transcriptional regulator, which gives rise to MNRKEKILIVDDEPDMQEVLETLLKSEGYLIDTASSGKEALSKLSEEIYDLVILDVMMPEMDGIETLTKIKEEDPEQVVIMITAYASVENAIAAMRKGAFDYITRPFRNEEIILTIKRALEQKRLTEENRALRRLLREKYSFHNIIGKNKKMLKVFRLIEQAAPSKSTILIQGESGTGKELVAVAIHQLSPRANKRFVVVNSGNVPPDLLESNLFGHVKGAFTGAVTAKKGLFEVANGGSIFFDEIGTISLETQAKLLRVIQEKEFMRLGGVETIKVDVRIIAATNVDLKKAVEKGEFREDLYYRINVITIELPPLRERKDDIPLLVRHFIDKYSKENNKEPCEITERALECLINYNWPGNVRELENVIERAVVLNTKERIDINLLPHYIVHPKIEVPIPIDIPPEGISFREVVDEFKKTLIVKSLQMAGGVQKKAADLLKLKPTTLSEMIKRYGITNEES
- a CDS encoding MBL fold metallo-hydrolase, which produces MKLYILGSGCALPSPRRGSPGLALIVEEELILIDTGSGSLRMLGRLGLPLASLRFLIYSHFHPDHIADLVPLLFALRTGVFSIPTLTVIGPPGLPELWQGLREIYKELIVPKGVGIRLIEAERGELSFDNFSLKISPVLHSDSSLAYRFTDKRGKSLVYSGDTDYCEEIVSLAKEADLLVLECSFPEGKKEPGHLTPTLAGRIAREASAKVLLLTHFYPVVDRSPILREVKREFSREVILAEDGMVVPIL
- the ispH gene encoding 4-hydroxy-3-methylbut-2-enyl diphosphate reductase, which translates into the protein MAKWRLILAKKGGFCMGVKRAVDIVLAEAERADGVIYTDGPLIHNPQAVEVLKAKRVYPLSDLAQAKGKRVIIRTHGISPRRRKKLEELGANICDATCPRVSRIHKIIREHAEKGCTVVIIGDKGHPEVAGLLGSARGRGVVVEEEADFASLPNKGETKLCIVAQSTQSRERFHHLVKKIKERYPDAEIFDTLCNSTAERQEEVRKIAGEADVVIVVGGRNSANTKRLFEIVKEEGKPAYLVETEEEITEAMVTPFSAIGIAAGASTPKWMIERVVNRVREIKLRQLSPLLAAFLFFLRFLTKGNLYTAIGVFFLTYGSARLLGIEPSFTSTAIASLYILSIHLLNYYTDPEGLRLLGQISEASYYIRYRTPLLATALISALSSLVLALTKGGLTFLLLLAAIFLGILYGIRILPPSISRILKFGRLKDIPTSKDIFASLGWGTVVVLLPVIGSRNKLFSPALLFTFLYVALLAAIRSIMFDIKNIRADRITGRETIPSTIGEKKTKSLLIFLLLLASLDLLLYFALFGNFLALVLLIPLGYASLYLFLHQRGLLRRDIVFSLVVDGKFYLVGILAYLLGGGS